A DNA window from Vigna angularis cultivar LongXiaoDou No.4 chromosome 1, ASM1680809v1, whole genome shotgun sequence contains the following coding sequences:
- the LOC108333254 gene encoding protein MET1, chloroplastic produces the protein MSSLPTTTSGHSSLYSALTLPRTSQIHPTLFSSSPKFFSCRSTSYLGVSFCFSNTLLSRPLLFAVKASSGVGSEASKQESDKSEEQEEEPYEEYEVEIEQPFGLKFAKGRDGGTYIDAIAPGGSADKAGVFNVGDKVLATSAVFGTEIWPAAEYGRTMYTIRQRIGPLLMKMQKRYGKSIDSGGELTEKEIIRAERNSGVISNRVREIQMLNALRKKEQKERRQNDLREGLQLYKNGSYNEALEKFESILGSKPEPEEAAVASYNVACCYSKLNQIQAALSSLEEALNSGFEDFKRLRTDPDLANVRTSEEFDSLLKRFDESFINENAINAIKSLFGFGKK, from the exons ATGTCATCATTACCAACCACCACTAGTGGTCACTCATCTCTTTACTCTGCACTAACTTTGCCAAGAACCTCCCAAATTCACCCAACCCTGTTTTCTTCCTCCCCCAAGTTCTTTTCTTGCAGAAGCACCTCGTACTTGGGTGTGTCCTTTTGTTTCTCCAACACCCTTTTGTCAAGACCGTTGCTTTTTGCTGTCAAGGCTTCATCCGGGGTTGGGTCAGAAGCATCCAAACAGGAGAGTGACAAGAGTGAAGAACAGGAGGAGGAACCGTACGAGGAGTACGAGGTTGAAATTGAGCAGCCTTTTGGACTCAAATTTGCAAAGGGTAGGGATGGGGGAACTTACATTGATGCTATTGCACCAGGAGGATCAGCTGATAAAGCTGGAGTCTTCAATGTTGGGGATAAAGTACTTGCCACCAG TGCAGTTTTTGGGACTGAGATTTGGCCAGCTGCGGAATATGGAAGGACAATGTACACAATTCGCCAAAGAATTGGCCCATTGCTCATGAAAATGCAGAAGAGATATG GAAAGAGTATTGATAGTGGTGGTGAGTTAACTGAAAAGGAGATTATCAGGGCTGAGAGAAACTCTGGGGTAATCAGCAACAGAGTGAGAGAAATTCAA ATGCTAAATGCTTTGAGGAAAAAAGAACAGAAAGAACGCAGACAAAATGATTTGAGAGAAGGATTGCAACTATATAA GAATGGAAGCTATAATGAAGCACTAGAGAAATTTGAGTCTATTTTGGGATCAAAGCCAGAACCTGAGGAAGCAGCAGTTGCAAGTTACAATGTTGCTTGTTGTTACTCTAAGCTAAACCAG ATTCAAGCTGCACTTTCTTCACTGGAAGAAGCCCTGAATTCAGGTTTTGAAGACTTCAAG AGACTGAGAACTGATCCTGACCTAGCTAACGTCAGGACTTCAGAGGAATTTGACTCTTTATTGAAAAGATTTGATGAATCTTTTATCAATGAGAATGCCATCAATGCCATTAAATCTCTATTTGGATTTGGTAAGAAATAA
- the LOC108343326 gene encoding YTH domain-containing protein ECT4 isoform X1 has translation MATVANPADQATDLLQKLSLETQPKPLEMPEPTKKATGNQYGSVDSGNAANGQIPSYDRSVTPVLQDFIDPTVCYLPNGYPSTAYYYGGYDGTGNEWDDYSRYVNSEGVEMTSGVYGDNGSLVYHHGYGYAPYGPYSPAGSPVPTMGNDGQLYGPQHYQYPPYFQPLTPTSAPFTPTPAVLPQGEVSTSVAADQKTLPVEAANGNSNGVANGGNAKGNNSVAPVKQANQNSSYSSKASNERVAMPGRGPTSGYQDPRFGFDGVRSPIPWLDAPLFSDGQPRPVSSTAITPSISGGNNTASRNQTFRPNSQFMGLHHPRPMPAMGATHNFINRMYPNKLYGQYGSTVRSGMGYGTHGYDTRTNGRAWLAVDSKYKTRGRSGGYFGYGNENVDGLNELNRGPRAKGGKNQKGFAPAVLAVKGQNLPATLSTDEEKDKTSTVPDRDQYNKADFPEEYADAKIFVIKSYSEDDIHKSIKYNVWASTQNGNKKLDAAYQEAQQKPGGCPVFLFFSVNTSGQFVGLAEMIGPVDFNKSVEYWQQDKWNGCFPLKWHIVKDVPNNLLRHITLDNNENKPVTNSRDTQEVMLEPGLKLIKIFKEYTSKTCILDDFGFYEARQKTILEKKAKQQYPKQVWEGKPTDEKVEINGEANIQKSESELLKESNLTEKDGDDPKVAENGSVSKTGDAPKGAKPVISEGKVVLGSNGIANGC, from the exons ATGGCTACCGTTGCTAATCCCGCGGATC AAGCAACTGATTTGCTCCAGAAGCTATCGCTAGAAACTCAGCCTAAGCCCTTGGAGATGCCTGAACCTACCAAGAAG GCCACTGGGAATCAGTATGGATCGGTTGATTCAGGAAATGCTGCAAATGGCCAGATCCCGTCGTACGATCGGTCTGTGACCCCGGTGCTACAAGATTTTATTGATCCTACCGTGTGTTACCTCCCAAATGGTTATCCGTCTACTGCATATTATTATGGTG GTTATGATGGAACTGGTAACGAGTGggatgattattctagatatgTGAATTCGGAAGGAGTTGAGATGACTTCG GGAGTCTATGGGGATAACGGGTCTCTAGTTTATCACCATGGGTATGGATATGCTCCCTATGGCCCCTATTCGCCAGCAGGGTCTCCAGTTCCAACCATGGGTAATGATGGTCAGTTGTACGGGCCTCAACATTATCAGTATCCTCCctattttcaaccgttaacaCCAACAAGTGCGCCATTCACACCTACTCCTGCTGTCCTTCCTCAGGGTGAGGTTTCGACCTCAGTTGCTGCTGATCAAAAGACTCTCCCTGTCGAAGCAGCCAATGGAAATTCTAATGGTGTAGCAAACGGTGGCAATGCTAAAGGTAATAATTCTGTTGCTCCTGTTAAACAGGCCAATCAGAATTCATCTTATAGTTCCAAAGCTTCAAATGAAAGGGTTGCTATGCCAGGTCGTGGTCCAACTTCAGGTTATCAGGATCCAAGATTTGGTTTTGATGGAGTACGATCACCAATCCCATGGCTAGACGCCCCACTATTTTCAGATGGGCAGCCAAGGCCTGTGAGTAGCACAGCTATCACTCCCTCAATATCAGGTGGCAACAACACTGCTTCAAGGAACCAGACTTTTCGTCCTAATTCTCAATTTATG GGCTTGCACCATCCGAGACCAATGCCTGCCATGGGAGCCACCCATAACTTCATAAATAGGATGTATCCAAACAAGTTGTATGGTCAATACGGGAGCACTGTCAGATCTGGAATGGGTTATGGAACACACGGGTATGATACCCGCACTAATGGAAGGGCTTGGTTAGCTGTTGACAGTAAGTACAAAACCAGGGGAAGAAGTGGTGGTTACTTTGGCTATGGCAATGAGAACGTAGATGGTTTGAATGAACTAAACAGAGGACCTAGGGCTAAAGGTGGTAAGAACCAGAAGGGTTTTGCACCAGCTGTTCTTGCAGTGAAAGGACAGAATTTACCAGCAACTCTAAGTACAGACGAGGAGAAAGACAAGACTAGTACTGTTCCTGACAGAGATCAATACAACAAAGCTGATTTCCCAGAGGAATATGCCGATGCCAAAATTTTTGTCATTAAGTCATACAGCGAGGATGATATTCACAAGAGCATAAAATACAACGTGTGGGCCAGTACACAAAATGGCAATAAGAAGCTTGATGCTGCATACCAGGAGGCACAGCAGAAACCTGGTGGCTGCCCTGTATTCCTATTCTTCTCA GTTAATACCAGTGGCCAATTCGTGGGGCTTGCTGAAATGATTGGTCCTGTTGATTTTAACAAGAGTGTTGAGTATTGGCAGCAAGACAAGTGGAATGGTTGTTTTCCTCTGAAGTGGCACATTGTTAAGGATGTACCTAACAATTTGTTGAGGCACATCACGCTGGACAACAACGAGAACAAACCTGTCACAAATAGTCGGGATACCCAAGAG GTAATGTTGGAGCCTGGTCTGAAATTAATCAAAATCTTCAAGGAATATACTAGTAAGACATGCATTCTGGATGATTTTGGGTTTTATGAGGCCCGTCAGAAGACTATTTTGGAGAAGAAAGCAAAGCAACAATACCCAAAGCAG GTGTGGGAAGGGAAACCTACTGATGAGAAGGTTGAGATAAACGGTGAAGCCAATATTCAGAAGTCTGAATCAGAATTGCTGAAGGAGTCTAACCTTACTGAAAAGGATGGCGATGACCCGAAAGTTGCCGAGAATGGATCTGTTTCAAAAACTGGAGATGCCCCAAAGGGTGCTAAACCAGTTATTTCTGAGGGTAAGGTTGTGTTAGGCAGCAATGGGATTGCTAATGGTTGCTGA
- the LOC108330913 gene encoding probable serine/threonine-protein kinase PBL16, protein MGNCWCRWESSDYRVSSNVKSEQNQVTKQRNDHDSKLPSNPEEVEDLRRDSAANPLIVFTYDELKIITANFRPDRVLGGGGFGSVYKGFISEELRQGLPTLAVAVKVHDGDNSHQGHREWLAEVIFLGQLSHSNLVKLVGYCCEDEHRVLIYEYMSRGSVEHNLFSKILLPMPWSIRMKIAFGAAKGLAFLHEAEKPVIYRDFKTSNILLDQDYNAKLSDFGLAKDGPVGDKSHVSTRVMGTYGYAAPEYIMTGHLTPRSDVYSYGVVLLELLTGRKSLDKLRPAREQNLTEWAVPLLKEKKKFLNIIDPRLDGDYPIKAVHKAAMLAYHCLNRNPKARPLMRDIVDSLEPLQAYTEVPVGKTVTIISEVPESGLKMKDAK, encoded by the exons ATGGGTAACTGCTGGTGTAGATGGGAGTCATCAGATTATAGAGTCTCATCCAATGTAAAGTCAG AACAAAACCAGGTAACGAAGCAAAGGAATGATCATGATAGCAAGTTGCCATCAAACCCTGAGGAAGTAGAAGACCTACGGCGTGACTCAGCTGCAAATCCATTGATTGTATTCACTTACGATGAGTTGAAGATAATCACTGCAAATTTTAGGCCAGATCGTGTGTTGGGGGGAGGAGGATTTGGAAGTGTGTACAAAGGGTTCATTTCTGAGGAGTTAAGGCAGGGTCTTCCTACTCTTGCTGTAGCTGTTAAGGTTCATGATGGTGACAACAGTCATCAAGGCCACAGAGAATGGCTG GCAGAAGTGATATTTTTGGGACAGCTTTCACATTCAAATCTAGTGAAATTAGTTGGATACTGCTGCGAGGATGAACATAGAGTACTGATATATGAGTACATGTCTCGGGGAAGTGTGGAACACAACTTGTTCTCAA AAATCTTGCTTCCCATGCCATGGTCCATAAGAATGAAGATTGCATTTGGTGCAGCTAAGGGACTTGCATTTCTCCATGAAGCAGAGAAACCTGTCATCTATCGTGATTTCAAgacatcaaatattttattggaCCAG GACTACAATGCAAAACTTTCTGATTTTGGCCTTGCCAAGGATGGACCAGTTGGAGACAAATCACATGTTTCTACTAGAGTAATGGGAACATATGGTTATGCAGCACCTGAATACATAATGACAG GTCATCTGACTCCTAGAAGTGATGTTTACAGTTATGGGGTTGTTCTGCTTGAACTTCTGACAGGAAGAAAATCTTTAGACAAGTTAAGACCTGCTAGAGAGCAGAATCTCACAGAATGGGCTGTTCCTTTGctgaaggaaaagaagaaatttctaaaCATAATAGATCCAAGGTTGGATGGTGATTATCCGATTAAAGCAGTTCACAAGGCTGCAATGCTTGCATATCATTGCTTGAACCGCAATCCAAAAGCAAGGCCTCTGATGAGAGATATTGTGGACTCATTGGAGCCATTGCAGGCATACACAGAGGTTCCTGTTGGAAAAACAGTGACCATAATCAGTGAGGTTCCTGAATCtggtttgaaaatgaaagatgCAAAATGA
- the LOC108343326 gene encoding YTH domain-containing protein ECT4 isoform X2 translates to MATVANPADQATDLLQKLSLETQPKPLEMPEPTKKATGNQYGSVDSGNAANGQIPSYDRSVTPVLQDFIDPTVCYLPNGYPSTAYYYGGYDGTGNEWDDYSRYVNSEGVEMTSGVYGDNGSLVYHHGYGYAPYGPYSPAGSPVPTMGNDGQLYGPQHYQYPPYFQPLTPTSAPFTPTPAVLPQGEVSTSVAADQKTLPVEAANGNSNGVANGGNAKGRGPTSGYQDPRFGFDGVRSPIPWLDAPLFSDGQPRPVSSTAITPSISGGNNTASRNQTFRPNSQFMGLHHPRPMPAMGATHNFINRMYPNKLYGQYGSTVRSGMGYGTHGYDTRTNGRAWLAVDSKYKTRGRSGGYFGYGNENVDGLNELNRGPRAKGGKNQKGFAPAVLAVKGQNLPATLSTDEEKDKTSTVPDRDQYNKADFPEEYADAKIFVIKSYSEDDIHKSIKYNVWASTQNGNKKLDAAYQEAQQKPGGCPVFLFFSVNTSGQFVGLAEMIGPVDFNKSVEYWQQDKWNGCFPLKWHIVKDVPNNLLRHITLDNNENKPVTNSRDTQEVMLEPGLKLIKIFKEYTSKTCILDDFGFYEARQKTILEKKAKQQYPKQVWEGKPTDEKVEINGEANIQKSESELLKESNLTEKDGDDPKVAENGSVSKTGDAPKGAKPVISEGKVVLGSNGIANGC, encoded by the exons ATGGCTACCGTTGCTAATCCCGCGGATC AAGCAACTGATTTGCTCCAGAAGCTATCGCTAGAAACTCAGCCTAAGCCCTTGGAGATGCCTGAACCTACCAAGAAG GCCACTGGGAATCAGTATGGATCGGTTGATTCAGGAAATGCTGCAAATGGCCAGATCCCGTCGTACGATCGGTCTGTGACCCCGGTGCTACAAGATTTTATTGATCCTACCGTGTGTTACCTCCCAAATGGTTATCCGTCTACTGCATATTATTATGGTG GTTATGATGGAACTGGTAACGAGTGggatgattattctagatatgTGAATTCGGAAGGAGTTGAGATGACTTCG GGAGTCTATGGGGATAACGGGTCTCTAGTTTATCACCATGGGTATGGATATGCTCCCTATGGCCCCTATTCGCCAGCAGGGTCTCCAGTTCCAACCATGGGTAATGATGGTCAGTTGTACGGGCCTCAACATTATCAGTATCCTCCctattttcaaccgttaacaCCAACAAGTGCGCCATTCACACCTACTCCTGCTGTCCTTCCTCAGGGTGAGGTTTCGACCTCAGTTGCTGCTGATCAAAAGACTCTCCCTGTCGAAGCAGCCAATGGAAATTCTAATGGTGTAGCAAACGGTGGCAATGCTAAAG GTCGTGGTCCAACTTCAGGTTATCAGGATCCAAGATTTGGTTTTGATGGAGTACGATCACCAATCCCATGGCTAGACGCCCCACTATTTTCAGATGGGCAGCCAAGGCCTGTGAGTAGCACAGCTATCACTCCCTCAATATCAGGTGGCAACAACACTGCTTCAAGGAACCAGACTTTTCGTCCTAATTCTCAATTTATG GGCTTGCACCATCCGAGACCAATGCCTGCCATGGGAGCCACCCATAACTTCATAAATAGGATGTATCCAAACAAGTTGTATGGTCAATACGGGAGCACTGTCAGATCTGGAATGGGTTATGGAACACACGGGTATGATACCCGCACTAATGGAAGGGCTTGGTTAGCTGTTGACAGTAAGTACAAAACCAGGGGAAGAAGTGGTGGTTACTTTGGCTATGGCAATGAGAACGTAGATGGTTTGAATGAACTAAACAGAGGACCTAGGGCTAAAGGTGGTAAGAACCAGAAGGGTTTTGCACCAGCTGTTCTTGCAGTGAAAGGACAGAATTTACCAGCAACTCTAAGTACAGACGAGGAGAAAGACAAGACTAGTACTGTTCCTGACAGAGATCAATACAACAAAGCTGATTTCCCAGAGGAATATGCCGATGCCAAAATTTTTGTCATTAAGTCATACAGCGAGGATGATATTCACAAGAGCATAAAATACAACGTGTGGGCCAGTACACAAAATGGCAATAAGAAGCTTGATGCTGCATACCAGGAGGCACAGCAGAAACCTGGTGGCTGCCCTGTATTCCTATTCTTCTCA GTTAATACCAGTGGCCAATTCGTGGGGCTTGCTGAAATGATTGGTCCTGTTGATTTTAACAAGAGTGTTGAGTATTGGCAGCAAGACAAGTGGAATGGTTGTTTTCCTCTGAAGTGGCACATTGTTAAGGATGTACCTAACAATTTGTTGAGGCACATCACGCTGGACAACAACGAGAACAAACCTGTCACAAATAGTCGGGATACCCAAGAG GTAATGTTGGAGCCTGGTCTGAAATTAATCAAAATCTTCAAGGAATATACTAGTAAGACATGCATTCTGGATGATTTTGGGTTTTATGAGGCCCGTCAGAAGACTATTTTGGAGAAGAAAGCAAAGCAACAATACCCAAAGCAG GTGTGGGAAGGGAAACCTACTGATGAGAAGGTTGAGATAAACGGTGAAGCCAATATTCAGAAGTCTGAATCAGAATTGCTGAAGGAGTCTAACCTTACTGAAAAGGATGGCGATGACCCGAAAGTTGCCGAGAATGGATCTGTTTCAAAAACTGGAGATGCCCCAAAGGGTGCTAAACCAGTTATTTCTGAGGGTAAGGTTGTGTTAGGCAGCAATGGGATTGCTAATGGTTGCTGA